In the Acidovorax sp. A79 genome, one interval contains:
- a CDS encoding plastocyanin/azurin family copper-binding protein — protein sequence MNTIKSIAAIALLASATSSFSHENMPHPGARAAAVKEQKAWGIAGDTQAVARTITLRMTDDMRFTPSHIEVREGETVRLRAENKGQVLHEVVIGTKADLDAHAEMMAKHPGMEHDEPYMAHVGAGKKGDIVWQFNRAGQFDFACLIAGHYQAGMTGTITVLPRKP from the coding sequence ATGAATACTATCAAATCCATAGCAGCCATCGCTCTACTGGCATCCGCAACCAGCAGTTTTTCCCATGAAAACATGCCGCACCCCGGTGCCCGCGCAGCGGCGGTGAAGGAACAGAAGGCATGGGGCATCGCGGGCGACACCCAGGCCGTGGCCCGCACCATCACCCTGCGCATGACGGACGACATGCGCTTTACCCCCAGCCACATCGAAGTGCGCGAGGGTGAAACCGTGCGGCTGCGCGCCGAGAACAAGGGCCAGGTGCTGCACGAGGTCGTGATCGGCACCAAGGCCGACCTGGACGCCCACGCCGAGATGATGGCCAAACACCCCGGCATGGAGCACGACGAGCCCTACATGGCCCATGTGGGCGCGGGAAAGAAAGGCGACATCGTGTGGCAGTTCAACCGCGCGGGCCAGTTCGACTTTGCCTGCCTCATCGCGGGCCACTACCAGGCGGGCATGACCGGCACCATCA